The following proteins are co-located in the Malus sylvestris chromosome 13, drMalSylv7.2, whole genome shotgun sequence genome:
- the LOC126595025 gene encoding uncharacterized protein LOC126595025: MPYVEVDPSQSGADSWKLEPVVDLLKQVAVGVVPTDTVYALVCGLRNNSAIERLRRIKNIDPLKPLASYATPSTTLIHIRQGFPAVMAKVTQIFSDMLSNAYPALILSS; the protein is encoded by the exons ATGCCTTACGTTGAAGTTGATCCGTCGCAATCGGGAGCTGACAGCTGGAAATTGGAACCAGTTGTTGATCTTCTGAAACAAGTAGCTGTTGGTGTTGTTCCTACTGATACTGT GTATGCATTAGTTTGTGGTTTGAGAAACAACTCGGCAATTGAACGTCTTCGCCG AATCAAGAACATCGACCCTCTAAAGCCCTTGGCATCTTATGCCACTCCTTCCACGACATTGATACATATACGACAGGGTTTCCCCGCGGTGATGGCCAAGGTCACGCAAATTTTTTCCGATATGTTAAGCAATGCATACCCGGCCCTTATACTTTCATCTTAA
- the LOC126595026 gene encoding uncharacterized protein LOC126595026, protein MEPPSATRSRVNNTSYTGRNEPIFVFRIDPSSSCFFEVPSASTLDLDKISVVQKSRRRQRWEGRNRQVDILTKTLPLHQLILIVGSATNLYRKQLWRDGSNKQ, encoded by the exons ATGGAACCGCCATCTGCTACACGTTCTAGAGTGAACAACACGTCATACACCGGAAGAAACGAACCCATTTTTGTCTTCCGCATAGACCCCTCTTCTTCGTGTTTTTTTGAAGTTCCTTCGGCATCCACACTCGATTTAGACAAGATTTCAG TCGTGCAGAAATCAAGAAGAAGACAACGATGGGAAGGGAGAAACAGACAGGTAGATATATTGACAAAGACTCTTCCTCTACATCAACTGATTCTTATCGTAG GATCAGCCACAAATTTGTACAGGAAACAATTATGGAGAGATGGTTCAAATAAACAATGA
- the LOC126596775 gene encoding uncharacterized protein LOC126596775, with the protein MYGTNQCDGSSMFAISMKTLNLANISILTGGSNYKKWKRDTNLLLTLNEFDIAIENPKPKPELAVEYLAAIEKKFKESEKAEVSQYMSVLTQYKIEGTSSIRDHIMKMSDAAEKLNSIEINIGEKQLVFMILQALPTKYSQLKVSYNTQDKNWGIDELIAQCVQEETRQKQEKGKEIEEANYV; encoded by the exons ATGTATGGAACAAATCAGTGTGATG GTTCATCGATGTTTGCAATATCAATGAAGACCTTAAACTTAGCAAATATTTCGATCCTTACTGGTGGTAGCAATTACAAGAAGTGGAAGAGGGATACCAACTTGCTATTGACTCTCAATGAGTTTGATATAGCAATTGAAAATCCCAAGCCT AAACCAGAGCTAGCTGTGGAATATTTGGCTGcaattgaaaagaaatttaAGGAGTCTGAGAAGGCAGAAGTAAGCCAGTATATGTCTGTGTTGACTCAATACAAGATTGAAGGTACTAGCTCAATAAGGGATCATATAATGAAAATGTCAGATGCTGCCGAGAAGTTAAACTCCATAGAGATAAACATTGGAGAGAAACAGCTTGTGTTCATGATCCTTCAAGCCCTCCCTACCAAGTATAGTCAGTTGAAAGTCTCTTACAACACTCAGGACAAGAACTGGGGCATAGATGAATTGATTGCACAATGTGTGCAAGAGGAAACTCGGCAAAAGCAAGAGAAAGGCAAGGAGATCGAAGAAGCAAACTATGTGTAA
- the LOC126596776 gene encoding secreted RxLR effector protein 161-like, which yields MQGKPYTSLVGSLMYATICTRLDLAFITGMLGRFQSNPGEAHWISAKKVLRYLQRTKNFMLVYGKGESLELEGYTESDLAGDINDRKSTNGYIFMLNGGAVFWKSAKQTVIATSTMETEFVACFEGMKQVVWLKNFLTDLKVVKSVQKPVRMFCDNNSAMFFAKNNRRTSASRLMDVKFLKVREEVKKGMIEVQHINTVLMVADPLTKALPIGEFQKHVSRMGVLENLDQWE from the coding sequence ATGCAGGGTAAGCCTTATACTTCTCTAGtgggaagtctcatgtatgcaaCTATATGTACACGGCTTGACCTTGCTTTTATAACTGGAATGCTGggaaggtttcaatcaaatccAGGTGAAGCACATTGGATATCTGCCAAAAAGGTTCTAAGATATTTACAAAGAACCAAGAATTTCATGTTGGTTTATGGAAAAGGCGAATCTTTGGAACTTGAAGGATACACTGAGTCTGATTTGGCTGGTGATATAAATGATAGAAAATCAACCAATGGTTATATCTTCATGTTAAATGGTGGTGCAGTTTTTTGGAAGAGTGCTAAGCAAACTGTGATAGCCACATCCACTATGGAGACTGAGTTCGTAGCTTGTTTTGAAGGAATGAAACAAGTTGTGTGGTTGAAGAATTTTCTGactgatttaaaagttgtaaaatCGGTTCAGAAACCAGTAAGGATGTTTTGTGATAACAACTCTGCTATGTTCTTTGCAAAAAATAATAGAAGAACTTCTGCCTCAAGGTTAATGGATGTAAAATTTCTTAAAGTAAGAGAGGAAGTAAAGAAGGGGATGATTGAAGTTCAGCACATCAACACTGTTTTGATGGTTGCAGATCCTTTGACTAAAGCGCTGCCTATTGGAGAGTTTCAGAAACACGTATCTCGGATGGGAGTGTTGGAAAATCTAGATCAGTGGGAGTAA
- the LOC126596779 gene encoding CLAVATA3/ESR (CLE)-related protein 9-like, whose translation MTKSSHSSFSFPSSTSGLLRLLLMAAVILSLLFVTSAATPISNPTNATPRNPHRLHSQETHHHRECDRQTSASESSSAQLRSLCLQLTHHRIFHASLPLSPLPPVSPSGPSQPAPGDRQDGHEIDPRYGVEKRLVPSGPNPLHN comes from the coding sequence ATGACCAAGAGCTCTCACTCTTCTTTTTCGTTTCCCTCCTCCACTTCCGGCCTCCTGCGGCTTCTTCTCATGGCGGCGGTCATCCTCTCCCTACTTTTTGTCACATCCGCTGCCACACCCATCTCTAACCCAACCAATGCTACGCCAAGAAACCCCCACCGCCTCCATAGTCAAGAAACCCACCACCACCGTGAATGCGATCGTCAGACTTCAGCTTCGGAATCGTCGAGCGCACAATTACGTTCCTTGTGCCTTCAACTCACCCACCACAGAATATTCCACGCCAGCCTTCCCCTCTCGCCGCTGCCACCGGTATCCCCGTCCGGCCCGTCGCAGCCGGCTCCTGGCGACCGTCAAGATGGTCACGAGATTGATCCAAGATACGGTGTGGAGAAGAGATTAGTCCCCTCCGGTCCCAACCCTCTTCACAATTGA